CTTCTTTTCAACTCACTATTTAACCATCTGATGTAATCATCACTTCCTTTAACGATCGGTATAGCTAATACTTCAGGCACTTCGTAAGAGTGATTTGCGCGAATGACAGCTTCTACTTCACTGTAGAGATCGTTGCGAGATTTAATGATACATAACCACTCTTCCGCCCTTTCGATCTTACCTCTCCACCAATACATACTCGCTATTGGCCCTATAATTTGGGCACAGCCAGCCAAACGCCTCTCCACGAGGATCTTAACGATCTTCTCAGCCTCATCCTTACTACTTGTGGTCGTCACAATATGTATGTAATCACCCATATCCACACTCATATATCTTCAACCATCTAAATTCTTCATACTTTATGATTTTAACTTTTGGGCATCGCCAAGAGCGAGGTGTATAGGGCGTAGAGATCGTTCTTCTTCTCACATTCGTTGCATATGCATTTTGGAGATATCCTCAATTTATCACAAATATCATCATAATCACACAATCTGCATTTGATCACCTTTCCACAGATGAAGCACTTGATCGCGAATTCCACATCCTTGCCCAATACAGACTTAAGGATCGATGCCACCATAGGGAGGTTAGTATTTATATCTGCTTTAAACCCGTACTTACTCTCGTACTTTAAATTGGCCTCCTTCACAAGTTTGATAAAATCATCACTACCCAACTTGGGGAGTCTAAACCATTCATCGAGGACGATCTTCATCTCTTAACGGCCTCCCAAACTCTATCTACTTCTTTCATAAATACTTTTTTTGAACCTTCATCGAACCCTAGAAGGTCACAGAACTTCTCCAGATCGATCTTACTTCGCTTTAAGATCACAGCCATATAGGGTAGGTAAAGATCGATGACTGTATTACTCGATGTGTGGAAGAGCTTTGCGAGTTTCAGCCCGATCGATTTGAATGCTTTCGATTCATTCCATATTCTAACCTTTAGCTGCCATGGGATACTATCCTCACTCCGCTTTACTTTACCTCTTGGGATAGTTTGAAATAGTGAATAAGCGAGTAATTCATCAAAGTATCTGAGAAGTCTCCACTCTTGAGTCCTATTTATCCTCCCGATTAAAATATCGATAGTTGAGAGGGCGTTGAGTATCGGGACCAGTTCTTCGATGCTCAGATTGCTACTCATAACGCTATTGTAAATGAGTCTAACTTTATCCACCGGTAGACCGTTCCACCTCTTCACATAACTATATATCTCATCGATCGAATCGGCAGATAACAACATATCTAAACCTTCTAACAGATTAAAGGTTTCATCCCTCTCATGAAGTACAGATATTCCACCCTCCTTTACAGCCAACGCGTAAGCGTAAGTAGTGTTGATGGCAGCCCTTAAATCGCCATTCGCTGAACGAACGATATTCCCCAAATCCTTCTTATTCAGCTTGATACCTTCTTTCTCCAAAATGTATGAGAGGTAAAGTTCTATCAACTTGGGAGGAATGCGTTTAAAGTGGAATACGTTGGTTTGGGACATCAACTTCCTTATCCTTTCGTCTTCCTCATCGTTGGCTGCGAATACCACAGGAACTCTACCGATTTTGATCAACTCATTAACGAATTCCATACCACCGTAATCGGCCCTGCCGTAAATACCATCGACTTCATCCAGAAAGATCAAGACCTTCTCATTAAAAAGGCCTTTAGATGATAATGCTGGGCTCAAAATTCTTTCGAGCTTCTCCTTCGTCCTTACATCACTCGCATTCAAATCTATAACTCGATAATTCAAGAGATTGGCTGTAGCGTAGACCAAGGTCGTCTTCCCCGTACCGGGAGGGCCTATCAAGAGTGCTGGCTTTTCACCTTCTTTCCAATTCTCCAACCAATCGATAAATCCCAATCTACTTTCTTCATTGCCCACCAGAAGGTATGGGTTCGAGGGTCGGTACTTCTCAGTCCACATTAAAATCTCCAACCATCAAAAATTAGATCTAAATAAAGATCTAGATAAAGTACGTTATTAATTGTTATTAATATCGCCTCACCATAATGAGTTAAGATCGGTGTGGGAGGGTATTGGAGGGTTTCATTCTTCAAAATCGAAATACCCCTCCTACCACGAATGATACCAAGCCCATGAACATCCCCATCAAAGTAACCTTCTTGATCCTTAATGCATTCTGAGGAGTATAATCCTTAAGGATGCTGATCGATGCATAAACGAAGATGGCATCGGGTATAAGGATCAATAG
This DNA window, taken from Nitrososphaerales archaeon, encodes the following:
- a CDS encoding divalent-cation tolerance protein CutA: MSVDMGDYIHIVTTTSSKDEAEKIVKILVERRLAGCAQIIGPIASMYWWRGKIERAEEWLCIIKSRNDLYSEVEAVIRANHSYEVPEVLAIPIVKGSDDYIRWLNSELKRRD
- a CDS encoding AAA family ATPase → MWTEKYRPSNPYLLVGNEESRLGFIDWLENWKEGEKPALLIGPPGTGKTTLVYATANLLNYRVIDLNASDVRTKEKLERILSPALSSKGLFNEKVLIFLDEVDGIYGRADYGGMEFVNELIKIGRVPVVFAANDEEDERIRKLMSQTNVFHFKRIPPKLIELYLSYILEKEGIKLNKKDLGNIVRSANGDLRAAINTTYAYALAVKEGGISVLHERDETFNLLEGLDMLLSADSIDEIYSYVKRWNGLPVDKVRLIYNSVMSSNLSIEELVPILNALSTIDILIGRINRTQEWRLLRYFDELLAYSLFQTIPRGKVKRSEDSIPWQLKVRIWNESKAFKSIGLKLAKLFHTSSNTVIDLYLPYMAVILKRSKIDLEKFCDLLGFDEGSKKVFMKEVDRVWEAVKR